A region from the Sulfurospirillum oryzae genome encodes:
- a CDS encoding FAD-binding and (Fe-S)-binding domain-containing protein, translated as MPLSGNYLDFYNEIVTFIPEKRIFTDPLHTIAYGTDASFYRLIPKVVVWVNNADEVSQILKITSSLSLPVVFRAAGTSLSGQAITDSILLVTSRDWKGIKVNKEVSSITLQPSVIGADANAYLLPYGKKIGPDPASIGAAMIGGIAANNASGMCCGTTDNSYKTLESMKIIFHDGSELDTASSESIKAFKQYHHALVERISVLSSEIKANPELHEKIVRKFKIKNTCGYSLNALVDYEDPIDIIAHLMIGSEGTLGFIKEITFKTVPEYKDKASALMIFKNIKDACDAVIVLKTQCKENVAAAEMMDRAGLASVENKEGMPSFLKTLSPTATAVLVESRAENDAKLDENIAIILEKLAHIEPEMPLHFTKDVYEYTKYWKIRKGLFPAVGAVRESGTTVIIEDVAYPIESLADATLELQELFKKYGYNEAIIFGHALDGNLHFVFTQSFDDEAEVKRYEAFMQEVAEQVATKYQGSLKAEHGTGRNMAPFVELEWGSDAYILMKEIKAIFDPKGLINPGVIINADPKAHLKNFKSMPATDEYIDKCIECGFCEPTCPSNFLTLTPRQRIVSNRYMTTLKNEGEEEALEAFRALYQYDGIETCATCSLCSLTCPVGIDTGALTKKLRTHQIGSLGHSIAGFMADHYGGILRTGSVALSAVKGVNALIPNSIMRGMSEGLRSLTANKLPLWSASLPSGHSFNPSIKRTGKADKVVYFSSCINRTMANPNEKPDEKSLDRVIIGILEKAGYDVIIPNAISGLCCGMPFSSKGYQQEGKQKSDELKKALINASAQGKYPILCDMSPCSKTMAQNFGDELKVHDTVEFILEYLVGRVTFTPIDEPIVIHTTCSTRKTGLAEKFEKIARMCSTKVTIPAEVGCCGFAGDRGFTFPELNKSALRHLKASIPEDTKLAFSTSKTCEIGLSEESGLDYRSIFYLVERVIS; from the coding sequence ATGCCATTAAGCGGAAATTACCTTGATTTCTACAATGAAATCGTTACGTTTATTCCTGAGAAGAGAATCTTTACAGACCCCCTTCATACAATCGCGTATGGTACTGATGCTTCATTTTATAGGCTTATCCCTAAAGTAGTTGTCTGGGTTAATAATGCCGATGAAGTAAGTCAAATTCTTAAAATTACCTCTTCACTTTCTTTACCGGTTGTTTTTAGAGCAGCGGGCACAAGCCTTTCAGGTCAAGCCATTACCGATTCTATTTTGCTTGTGACATCACGTGATTGGAAAGGGATTAAGGTTAATAAAGAGGTGAGCTCCATTACACTTCAGCCTTCCGTCATTGGGGCAGATGCTAACGCGTATTTGCTTCCTTATGGTAAGAAAATAGGGCCTGATCCTGCTAGCATTGGGGCTGCAATGATTGGTGGTATTGCGGCGAATAATGCCAGTGGTATGTGTTGTGGAACAACTGATAACTCCTATAAAACTTTAGAGTCTATGAAGATTATTTTTCATGATGGAAGTGAACTTGATACCGCATCGTCTGAGAGTATTAAGGCTTTTAAACAATACCATCACGCTTTGGTAGAGCGCATTAGCGTACTTTCTTCTGAGATTAAAGCCAATCCTGAGTTGCATGAGAAAATTGTACGCAAATTTAAAATCAAAAACACCTGTGGCTATAGCCTTAATGCGCTCGTGGATTATGAAGACCCAATTGATATTATTGCGCATCTTATGATCGGTAGCGAAGGAACACTAGGGTTTATTAAAGAGATTACCTTTAAAACCGTTCCTGAGTACAAAGACAAAGCCAGTGCTTTGATGATTTTTAAAAATATTAAAGACGCTTGTGATGCGGTCATTGTGCTTAAAACACAATGCAAAGAAAATGTTGCAGCGGCTGAAATGATGGATAGAGCAGGGCTCGCCAGCGTGGAAAATAAAGAAGGCATGCCAAGTTTTCTTAAAACACTTAGCCCAACAGCTACGGCAGTACTTGTAGAAAGCCGTGCCGAAAATGATGCAAAATTGGATGAAAATATTGCAATTATCTTGGAAAAACTTGCTCACATTGAGCCTGAGATGCCATTGCACTTTACGAAAGATGTCTATGAGTATACGAAGTACTGGAAAATTCGAAAGGGGCTTTTCCCAGCAGTTGGAGCAGTACGTGAGAGTGGAACAACCGTTATTATCGAAGATGTGGCGTACCCAATCGAATCACTTGCTGATGCAACCTTAGAGCTTCAAGAGTTGTTTAAAAAATATGGCTATAACGAAGCGATTATTTTCGGGCATGCGCTTGATGGCAATCTTCACTTTGTCTTTACCCAATCTTTTGATGATGAAGCAGAAGTCAAACGTTATGAAGCGTTTATGCAAGAGGTTGCGGAACAAGTCGCGACAAAGTATCAAGGAAGCCTTAAAGCGGAGCATGGAACGGGACGTAATATGGCGCCATTTGTAGAGTTAGAGTGGGGAAGTGACGCCTACATCTTGATGAAAGAGATCAAAGCCATTTTTGATCCGAAAGGGCTTATCAACCCAGGTGTTATTATCAATGCCGACCCTAAAGCACATCTTAAAAACTTCAAGTCGATGCCAGCAACGGATGAATATATCGACAAGTGTATTGAATGTGGCTTTTGTGAACCAACGTGCCCATCCAATTTTCTGACACTGACGCCACGTCAGCGTATTGTTTCTAACCGCTATATGACAACCCTAAAAAATGAAGGTGAAGAAGAAGCACTTGAGGCATTTCGTGCGTTGTATCAGTATGATGGTATTGAAACGTGTGCAACATGTTCACTTTGTTCTTTGACCTGTCCTGTGGGCATTGATACAGGAGCACTTACTAAGAAATTAAGAACGCATCAAATTGGCTCTTTAGGTCACTCCATTGCTGGATTTATGGCAGATCATTACGGTGGTATTTTAAGGACGGGAAGTGTTGCACTAAGTGCGGTTAAGGGTGTGAATGCACTTATTCCTAATAGCATTATGAGAGGAATGAGTGAGGGGCTAAGATCACTTACGGCTAATAAACTGCCTCTTTGGTCAGCAAGTTTGCCATCAGGTCATAGCTTCAATCCAAGTATCAAACGTACAGGCAAAGCTGATAAAGTAGTCTATTTTTCTTCTTGTATCAATCGCACAATGGCAAATCCAAATGAAAAACCGGATGAAAAATCGCTTGATCGTGTCATTATTGGCATTTTGGAAAAAGCGGGATACGATGTGATTATCCCCAATGCTATCAGTGGACTCTGTTGCGGTATGCCATTTTCCAGTAAAGGGTATCAGCAAGAGGGAAAACAAAAGTCTGATGAGTTGAAAAAAGCATTGATCAATGCTAGTGCTCAAGGCAAATACCCTATTTTATGTGATATGAGTCCTTGCAGTAAAACCATGGCACAAAATTTTGGCGATGAGTTAAAGGTTCACGATACCGTAGAGTTTATCTTAGAGTATTTGGTTGGGCGTGTAACGTTTACCCCAATTGATGAGCCTATTGTCATTCATACAACATGTAGTACGCGCAAAACAGGGCTTGCTGAAAAATTTGAAAAAATTGCACGTATGTGTAGTACCAAAGTAACTATTCCTGCTGAGGTTGGTTGTTGTGGGTTTGCAGGAGATCGTGGTTTTACGTTTCCAGAGCTTAACAAATCGGCACTTCGCCATCTAAAAGCTTCCATCCCAGAAGATACAAAATTGGCATTTTCAACCAGTAAAACGTGTGAAATAGGACTAAGTGAAGAGAGTGGTTTGGATTATCGCTCTATTTTCTATCTGGTCGAACGCGTCATCTCTTAG
- a CDS encoding response regulator transcription factor — MKILLLEDNARLNATITKRLEAKGYIIDSFTDGKEAYDAMDNGYGCYILDINVPSLDGIEILKNVRDFYHETPVIIISSSVELEVIKDAYSYGCNDFLKKPFFIDELEIKIEKLCNIRHDIIDLGHGCQFDFQTSLLRINDDEEHLSRKEKLLLNVLISEKGKVVSFDKIQAMVWEGNFASLDSIRSLMRRLRKKIPFECIETVVDVGYILRY, encoded by the coding sequence ATGAAAATTTTACTTTTAGAAGATAATGCCCGTCTGAATGCAACCATTACAAAACGTCTGGAAGCGAAAGGCTATATAATTGATTCTTTTACAGATGGCAAAGAGGCGTATGACGCGATGGATAATGGCTATGGCTGTTATATTTTAGATATCAATGTTCCCAGTCTCGATGGCATTGAAATTCTTAAAAATGTGCGTGATTTTTACCATGAAACGCCTGTTATTATCATCAGTTCCAGCGTGGAGCTCGAAGTTATCAAAGACGCATACAGTTATGGCTGTAATGATTTTCTAAAAAAGCCTTTTTTCATTGATGAATTAGAGATAAAAATTGAAAAGCTTTGTAATATTCGTCATGACATTATCGATTTAGGACATGGTTGTCAATTTGATTTTCAAACAAGCTTGTTGCGTATTAATGACGATGAGGAGCATCTTTCACGTAAAGAAAAACTTTTGCTCAATGTTTTGATCAGCGAAAAAGGTAAAGTCGTTTCGTTTGATAAAATTCAAGCGATGGTATGGGAAGGAAATTTTGCAAGTCTTGATTCGATTCGCTCCTTAATGCGAAGACTGAGAAAAAAAATTCCTTTTGAATGTATTGAAACGGTTGTTGATGTAGGGTATATTTTGCGCTATTAA
- a CDS encoding sensor histidine kinase — MIHSYHKGYKWSDEISKVIEKNFADKENVFLSTVYMDTKRVDTPEYLEEFYHYYKERFKHYSFDVVMVADNSALAFVQEHYEELFANTPIVFLGINNFETSLIKGIKHISGVVEDVDIEKNIDLILALHPMLDKILIINEQSITGDAIRKEIDAVTPKYKDRIELEHVDSMDMEEISQKTKQLGKNSVILWVLLFKDKTGRFFTYKENLQEIRKITNIPIYGLWDFYLDYGIVGGFLTSAISQAEAASKIVEQVLAGKNPSHIPIVEKSPNRYLFDYKELELHHIDPSNVVRNYEVINKPFSFYDEYKQYIWLFVAIFSAIIMIVLFLMQNVRIRKQSELALKNQLEFIKVLLDTIPNPIYYTNVAGEYMGSNMAFAKLYDRTKDEMIGKTIFDFFPKEWAQERRKSDIELLEKKGSDTLELMLHLPKKRARLFTLSKAVYTNIDGSVGGIVCVMDDMTERMQHQQFLIQQSKLTEMGEMIAGVAHQWNEPLVELSAIMQDMEFCFNSGEMDRVKMKEFVRDSIIQIQYMSQTLKDFRNFLKPSTKKTLFCAKKALTEVLEIIGRQIFYAHIDLSVSYLKEEGTFPVYGYENEFKQVLLNVINNAKNKIVKTRKGSKIMIEVDREIIHTKIVISDDGGLISEKIIGFIFDPYFTTSKNGTGLGLYMAKMIIEDKMGGNIRVQNYGNSTVEFTILVPNAMKGGE; from the coding sequence TTGATTCATTCATACCATAAAGGATACAAATGGAGTGACGAAATTTCCAAGGTGATAGAGAAAAATTTTGCGGATAAAGAGAATGTTTTTTTATCAACGGTCTATATGGATACTAAGCGTGTTGATACTCCAGAATATTTAGAAGAGTTTTACCACTACTACAAAGAGCGCTTTAAACACTATTCTTTTGATGTTGTTATGGTTGCTGACAATAGCGCATTAGCGTTTGTTCAAGAACATTATGAAGAGCTCTTTGCCAATACTCCCATTGTTTTTTTAGGCATTAATAATTTTGAAACCTCTTTAATTAAAGGCATTAAACATATTAGCGGGGTTGTTGAAGATGTTGATATTGAAAAAAATATTGATTTAATCCTTGCGTTGCATCCCATGCTAGATAAGATACTAATTATTAACGAGCAATCTATTACAGGAGATGCTATTCGCAAAGAGATCGATGCCGTTACTCCAAAATATAAAGATCGTATTGAACTTGAACATGTTGATAGTATGGATATGGAAGAAATTTCCCAAAAAACAAAGCAACTAGGTAAAAATAGTGTTATTTTGTGGGTTTTACTCTTTAAAGATAAAACAGGACGTTTTTTTACTTATAAAGAAAACTTGCAAGAAATTCGCAAAATTACCAATATTCCTATTTATGGACTATGGGATTTTTATCTGGATTATGGCATTGTTGGAGGATTCTTAACAAGTGCTATTTCTCAAGCTGAAGCTGCTTCGAAAATTGTTGAGCAGGTTTTAGCAGGGAAAAACCCTAGTCACATCCCCATTGTTGAAAAAAGTCCTAATCGCTATCTTTTTGATTATAAAGAGTTAGAGTTACACCATATTGATCCTTCTAACGTTGTGCGAAATTATGAAGTAATCAATAAGCCTTTCTCTTTCTATGATGAATATAAACAATATATTTGGCTTTTTGTTGCTATCTTTAGTGCTATTATTATGATTGTATTGTTTTTAATGCAAAATGTTCGTATTCGAAAACAGAGTGAATTGGCACTGAAAAACCAGTTGGAGTTTATCAAAGTTTTACTCGATACCATTCCCAATCCTATTTATTATACCAATGTAGCAGGTGAGTATATGGGAAGCAATATGGCATTTGCTAAACTTTACGATCGTACAAAAGATGAAATGATTGGAAAAACTATTTTTGATTTCTTCCCAAAAGAGTGGGCGCAGGAGAGACGTAAGAGCGATATTGAATTACTTGAAAAAAAAGGATCAGATACTCTTGAATTAATGCTGCATCTTCCTAAAAAAAGAGCGCGGCTTTTTACCTTAAGTAAAGCGGTTTATACGAATATTGATGGAAGTGTCGGTGGTATTGTGTGCGTGATGGATGATATGACAGAGCGAATGCAACATCAACAATTTTTAATTCAGCAATCTAAATTAACAGAAATGGGCGAGATGATCGCAGGTGTAGCCCATCAATGGAATGAACCTCTGGTGGAACTTTCCGCAATTATGCAAGATATGGAGTTTTGTTTCAATAGCGGTGAAATGGATCGCGTAAAAATGAAAGAGTTTGTACGTGATTCAATCATTCAGATACAGTATATGTCTCAAACACTCAAAGATTTTCGTAATTTCCTAAAACCATCGACTAAAAAAACGCTCTTTTGTGCTAAAAAGGCACTTACCGAAGTCCTTGAGATTATCGGTAGGCAAATTTTTTATGCGCATATTGATCTATCCGTAAGCTACCTCAAAGAAGAAGGGACGTTCCCTGTTTATGGCTATGAAAATGAATTTAAGCAGGTTTTGCTTAACGTTATCAACAATGCTAAAAATAAGATTGTCAAGACCCGTAAAGGTTCAAAAATCATGATTGAAGTGGATCGTGAAATTATCCATACGAAAATTGTGATTAGCGATGATGGAGGACTTATTTCAGAGAAAATTATTGGCTTTATTTTTGATCCTTATTTTACGACAAGTAAAAATGGAACTGGCCTTGGGTTATACATGGCAAAAATGATTATTGAAGATAAAATGGGTGGAAATATTCGTGTACAAAATTATGGAAATAGTACGGTAGAATTTACCATTCTAGTTCCCAATGCAATGAAAGGTGGAGAATGA
- a CDS encoding F0F1 ATP synthase subunit C — protein sequence MKKILFLMVAFATLAFAGEGETVKAYSALAVGIVLGLAALGGAIGMGNTASSAISGTARNPGLGGKLVTTMFIALAMIEAQVIYALVISLILLYKNPFLG from the coding sequence TTGAAAAAGATTCTTTTTTTAATGGTAGCATTTGCAACATTAGCGTTTGCAGGTGAGGGTGAAACAGTTAAAGCTTACTCAGCACTTGCTGTAGGTATCGTACTTGGTCTTGCTGCACTTGGTGGCGCAATCGGTATGGGTAACACTGCATCTTCAGCAATTTCTGGAACAGCAAGAAATCCTGGTCTTGGTGGTAAACTTGTAACAACAATGTTTATTGCACTTGCGATGATCGAAGCACAAGTTATTTATGCACTTGTTATTTCTTTGATCCTTCTTTACAAAAACCCATTTCTTGGTTAA